From Campylobacter upsaliensis, the proteins below share one genomic window:
- a CDS encoding SIR2 family NAD-dependent protein deacylase: protein MKNVMILSGAGLSAPSGLKTFRDNDGLWEEYDVMEVCSASGFRKNPQKVLDFYDLRRASLARVKPNYAHFALAKLKAKFPHNIFMLTQNVDDLLERANCEGVIHLHGFLPELRCLKCKKVFNIGYESIQNKTCPSCQSANLRHNIVMFEEQAPEYQRLYELLEQTHLFIAIGTSGVVLPVGHYAKMCEKSILNLLESDEGLEACFTKVYKEDILSAVDKIILDVEEFLSV from the coding sequence ATGAAAAATGTAATGATATTAAGCGGTGCAGGACTTAGCGCACCAAGTGGCTTAAAGACTTTTAGAGACAATGACGGACTTTGGGAGGAGTATGATGTAATGGAGGTTTGCTCTGCTTCAGGTTTTAGAAAAAATCCTCAAAAAGTTTTAGATTTTTATGACCTTCGCCGTGCAAGTCTTGCTAGGGTTAAGCCAAATTATGCACATTTTGCTCTAGCAAAGCTTAAGGCTAAATTCCCTCACAATATCTTTATGCTAACGCAAAATGTCGATGATTTACTTGAACGCGCAAATTGCGAGGGCGTGATACACCTACACGGCTTTTTACCAGAGCTTCGTTGCTTAAAATGTAAAAAAGTTTTTAACATAGGCTATGAAAGCATACAAAATAAAACTTGCCCATCTTGTCAAAGTGCCAATTTAAGGCATAATATCGTAATGTTTGAAGAGCAAGCGCCCGAGTATCAAAGGCTTTACGAGCTCTTAGAGCAAACGCATTTATTTATAGCCATAGGCACGAGTGGGGTGGTTTTACCTGTGGGGCATTATGCAAAGATGTGTGAAAAAAGCATTTTAAATTTGCTTGAGAGTGATGAGGGCTTGGAGGCTTGTTTTACTAAGGTGTATAAAGAGGATATTTTAAGTGCTGTGGATAAAATTATTTTAGATGTAGAGGAGTTTTTAAGTGTTTAA
- a CDS encoding LysE family transporter, translating into MFKSLLDGILLGIGVAVPFGPVNLLTLSYALVSFRSAFFVGFGALMGDVFYLTLLNFGLLHFLNQTWFLKILAIFGFCFFTYIAFLTLRKKPENLEIQKSKIDKSYAKSFLKGLFLNLLNPYVIGFWLSFASLSVSNQYPIALTLGLVSFIFIWILALPFFVGKFSHLFKAKVIYYINVFSALIIEYFALNLLYKTFWG; encoded by the coding sequence GTGTTTAAAAGTTTATTAGACGGCATTTTGCTAGGCATTGGTGTGGCTGTGCCTTTTGGACCTGTGAATTTGCTTACGCTTTCTTATGCACTCGTTTCTTTTAGAAGTGCCTTTTTTGTAGGATTTGGGGCTTTAATGGGAGATGTATTTTATTTAACTTTGTTAAATTTTGGACTTTTACATTTTTTAAATCAAACTTGGTTTTTAAAGATTTTAGCGATTTTTGGTTTTTGCTTTTTTACTTATATTGCCTTTTTGACACTTAGAAAAAAGCCAGAAAATTTGGAAATTCAAAAAAGTAAAATTGATAAATCTTACGCAAAAAGCTTTTTAAAGGGCTTGTTTTTAAATCTTTTAAATCCCTATGTCATAGGCTTTTGGCTTTCTTTTGCCTCTCTTAGTGTGAGTAATCAATATCCCATAGCCTTAACGCTAGGGCTTGTGAGTTTCATTTTTATTTGGATTTTGGCTTTGCCGTTTTTTGTGGGGAAATTCAGCCATTTATTTAAGGCGAAAGTGATATACTATATCAATGTTTTTTCAGCTTTGATTATAGAATATTTTGCTCTAAATTTACTTTATAAAACTTTTTGGGGATAG
- the dapE gene encoding succinyl-diaminopimelate desuccinylase — MNAKEFLIELLKFKSITPNDDGALNFIALELEDFEAFFIEKEGVKNLLLTKKFNDEGEHLAFGGHIDVVPSGEGWENEPFEPVEKEGFIYARGSQDMKSGVAAFVSAVKNANFKGSRLSLLLTSDEEGEAKYGTLELLKFMEEKNMLPGYAIVAEPTCVKSFGDSIKIGRRGSINGKLLIRGKQGHAAYPEKAINPIHDFAPVLKFLAGFDLDPGSAEFAPSKIVLTDIRAGLGVSNVTPNDLRLMLNVRNSNDTSVEDVRNYIEKLCHGLNYELFLTQSSKPFLTDANSKIVQKLNQSVQKISGVVPELNTKGGTSDARFFAEFGVNVAEFGVRNDTIHAVNERVSVEDFEKLCLVFKDLVENF, encoded by the coding sequence ATGAACGCTAAGGAATTTTTAATCGAACTTTTGAAATTTAAATCCATCACGCCAAATGATGACGGAGCGTTAAATTTCATCGCTTTAGAGCTTGAGGACTTTGAGGCTTTTTTCATCGAAAAAGAGGGGGTTAAAAACCTACTTTTAACTAAGAAATTTAACGATGAGGGCGAGCATTTAGCCTTTGGAGGGCATATTGATGTCGTGCCTAGTGGAGAGGGCTGGGAAAATGAGCCTTTTGAGCCTGTGGAAAAAGAGGGTTTTATCTATGCAAGGGGTTCGCAAGATATGAAAAGTGGGGTTGCTGCCTTTGTGAGTGCTGTAAAAAATGCCAATTTTAAAGGCTCTCGTCTTTCTTTGCTGCTTACAAGTGATGAAGAGGGCGAGGCGAAATATGGCACTTTGGAGCTTTTAAAATTTATGGAGGAGAAAAATATGCTTCCTGGTTACGCCATAGTCGCAGAGCCTACTTGTGTGAAAAGCTTTGGCGATAGCATTAAAATAGGCAGACGCGGTTCAATTAATGGCAAACTTTTAATTAGAGGTAAGCAAGGGCACGCCGCCTATCCTGAAAAAGCTATTAATCCCATCCACGACTTTGCACCTGTTTTGAAATTTTTAGCAGGATTTGACCTAGACCCCGGAAGTGCTGAATTTGCACCCTCTAAAATCGTCCTAACCGACATAAGGGCAGGGCTTGGTGTGAGTAATGTAACGCCAAATGATTTAAGATTAATGCTTAATGTTAGAAATTCTAACGATACAAGCGTTGAAGATGTGCGAAATTATATAGAAAAGCTTTGCCACGGGCTTAATTATGAGCTTTTTCTTACACAAAGCTCCAAGCCTTTTTTAACGGACGCAAATAGCAAAATCGTGCAAAAGCTTAATCAAAGCGTGCAAAAAATAAGTGGCGTTGTGCCTGAGCTTAATACCAAAGGCGGCACGAGCGATGCACGCTTTTTTGCGGAATTTGGCGTGAATGTGGCGGAATTTGGCGTGAGAAATGACACGATTCACGCGGTTAATGAAAGGGTGAGTGTGGAGGATTTTGAAAAGCTTTGTTTGGTTTTTAAAGATTTGGTGGAGAATTTTTAA